A stretch of Apis cerana isolate GH-2021 linkage group LG1, AcerK_1.0, whole genome shotgun sequence DNA encodes these proteins:
- the LOC108002126 gene encoding TBC1 domain family member 25, which yields MHKIACISTSKMFGCPREAVRVKVKKCETRHQPEYRKFSVDPQITSIEVLQSILIKAFDIKGEFTVSYRAIDDYGSETYLFLLSDWDLDAAFISASEPYLYLQVNLKPFGETGDCECYWEQNAQEVSTRQETGFPYKTPKLPGLIMNKMERTLNMVQRALGNLSEESSHQQSTQPPRPPLTDAEFRRFLDPIGQVIHPKELRAVIYFGGIEPSLRKVVWKHILNVYPEGMSGRERMDYMKKKSQEYQNLRERWKTLVQKGQNVGDLAYVTSMVRKDVLRTDRHHKFYGGSDDNQNTASLFNILTTYALNHPSVSYCQGMSDLASPLLVTMRDEAQAYICLCALMRRLKDNFMLDGIAMTTKFAHLAEGLQHYDPDFYAYLKSHQADDLLFCYRWLLLEMKREFALDDALRMLEVLWAALPASPPNGELNLAEVPFPPPSPPPSPNVKHIRENAYTKVCAIRRQSSSASIATAGKRKTLNTEDPSLQSSSETNGDSKRSSSPYETFSEPENDLTTAKNRRNTESTEKCLSTDSLSGKYKRVNLLELKERLSLPSKDQIKNNEQNDGEKKCARVVKNLNEFLNFTSLNRSKITPSDAEPELRRVSSESGVIRVLRDEPSSPDDPTDFFPMTTSMTRELRLELESLDRQVFGPSPPSDQQCDCVLSKRESELVDSETDTELARCSPAADVFVWENPLHTLQQKNHPATPDEQAELEYDGEILEDQNGVKSVTPIRLLKRTTRSESASDSEEAESWHQNATIQESPIKQSIQEHCEEATELTNLIPAGTCEDQLGESSLPPPHEFGGGNPFLMFLCITLLLQHRDFVMRNQMDYNEMAMHFDKMVRRHNVIRVLNQARQLFAGYLRRHSSSSLAAKSDSVNV from the exons ATGCACAAAATAGCTTGCATATCAACATCAAAAATGTTTGGTTGCCCTAGAGAAGCTGTGCGTGTCAAAGTGAAg AAATGCGAGACAAGGCATCAGCCggaatatcgaaaattcaGCGTAGACCCACAGATAACATCTATCGAAGTGCTTCAAAGTATACTCATCAAAGCATTCGACATTAAAGG agAATTCACAGTTTCATATCGAGCAATAGATGATTATGGATcagaaacatatttatttttgctttcGGATTGGGATTTGGATGCAGCATTTATtag CGCCTCTGAACCATATTTATACTTGCAAGTCAACTTAAAACCATTTGGAGAGACAGGTGATTGTGAATGTTACTGGGAACAGAATGCACAGGAAGTATCGACTCGGCAAGAAACCGGGTTTCCATACAAGACACCCAAGTTACCGGGTCTCATAATGAATAAG ATGGAAAGAACATTAAATATGGTTCAACGTGCTTTGGGTAATTTAAGTGAAGAATCATCGCATCAACAAAGTACTCAACCACCACGACCACCATTGACAGATGCGGAATTTCGAAGATTTTTGGATCCTATTGGACAAGTAATACATCCTAAAGAACTAAGAGCCGTGATATACTTTGGTGGAATTGAACCTAGTTTACGAAAAGTAGTTtggaaacatattttaaatgtatatccCGAAGGCATGTCCGGTCGCGAAAGAATGGACTACATGAAGAAAAAATCACAAGAATATCAAAATCTTCGAGAACGATGGAAAACACTGGTGCAAAAAGGACAAAATGTTGGAGATTTGGCATATGTAACAAGTATGGTACGGAAAGACGTTTTAAGAACCGATAgacatcataaattttatggtGGTTCTGATGATAATCAAAATACAGCCagtctttttaatattttgacaaCGTATGCCTTAAATCATCCGAGCGTTAGTTATTGTCAAGGTATGAGCGATTTGGCTTCACCTTTATTGGTTACTATGAGAGACGAAGCACAAGCGTATATATGCTTGTGCGCTCTTATGAgaagattaaaagataatttcatgCTTGATGGAATTGCAATGACTACGAAATTTGCTCACTTAGCTGAAG GTTTGCAACATTATGATCCAGACTTTTATGCTTATCTAAAATCTCATCAAGcggatgatttattattttgttaccGATGGcttttattagaaatgaaGCGTGAATTTGCTTTGGATGATGCTTTAAGAATGCTTGAAGTTTTATGGGCTGCTTTGCCAGCATCACCGCCGAACGGAGAACTTAACTTAGCTGAAGTACCTTTTCCTCCACCTTCACCACCTCCGAGTCCAAATGTGAAACACATTCGTGAAAATGCATATACAAAAGTTTGTGCTATCAGACGACAAAGTTCTTCTGCGAGTATTGCTACTGCTggtaaaagaaaaactttaaacACGGAGGATCCATCTTTGCAAAGCTCCTCAGAAACAAACGGTGACTCAAAAAG ATCGAGCTCTCCTTACGAGACGTTTTCTGAACCAGAGAATGATTTGACGACAgcgaaaaatcgaagaaacacAGAATCTACGGAAAAGTGCCTAAGTACAGATTCTTTGTCTGGTAAATATAAACGTGTAAATTTGCTggaattgaaagaaagattGTCGTTACCTAGTaaagatcaaattaaaaataacgaacaaAATGATGGCGAAAAGAAATGTGCTCGAGTAGTAAAAAATctgaacgaatttttaaattttacgagtCTCAATCGTAGTAAAATAACACCAAGTGATGCTGAACCAGAATTGAg acgTGTTTCGAGCGAAAGCGGAGTAATTAGAGTTTTAAGAGATGAACCTAGTTCTCCAGATGATCCAACAGATTTTTTTCCAATGACTACTTCTATGACTAGAGAATTAAGACTGGAATTAGAATCACTCGATCGACAAGTTTTCGGACCATCACCGCCAAGCGATCAACAGTGTGATTGCGTTCTTTCTAAAAGAGAAAGTGAATTAGTTGATAGCGAAACAGATACGGAATTAGCAAGATGTAGTCCAGCTGCTGATGTATTTGTATGGGAAAATCCTTTACATACATTACAACAAAAAAATCATCCAGCTACTCCCGATGAACAAGCGGAACTTGAATATGATGGCGAAATATTAGAAGATCAAAATGGTGTTAAATCTGTTACCCCAATTAGATTACTTAAACGTACTACGAG ATCTGAATCTGCTTCGGATAGTGAAGAGGCAGAAAGTTGGCATCAAAATGCAACGATACAAGAAAGTCCAATAAAACAATCAATACAAGAACACTGCGAAGAAGCTACAGAGCTTACAAATCTTATTCCTGCAGGAACTTGTGAAGATCAATTGGGAGAAAGTTCACTACCTCCACCTCATGAATTTGGTGGTGGTAATCCATTCCTTATGTTTTTGTGTATTACTCTATTATTACAACATAGAGATTTTGTTATGCGTAATCAGATGGATTATAACGAAATGGCAATGCATTTCGATAAAATGGTTCGACGACATAATGTTATTCGAGTGCTCAATCAAGCGAGACAATTATTCGCTGGTTATCTTAGAAGGCATTCTTCATCATCATTAGCTGCGAAATCAGATTCTGTAAATGTGTAA